From the Lolium rigidum isolate FL_2022 chromosome 2, APGP_CSIRO_Lrig_0.1, whole genome shotgun sequence genome, one window contains:
- the LOC124686527 gene encoding bZIP transcription factor RISBZ4-like isoform X1, translating to MKKCASELELEAFIRCRGALAAAEQKPGHADGGADFGIFSAADLAGFGFGDSNTLNGSIQNHLWSQSPNLGARHPAVSTTIESQSSIYAAASPTSATNLSMKENQAFGGTSGSDSDSESMFDMEGGMCDQGTNPTDVKRMRRMVSNRESARRSRKRKQAHLVELETQVDQLRGDNASIFKQLTDANQQFTTAVTDNRILKSDVEALRMKVKLAEEMVARGALSCGLGHLGLSPASMNPCRVPDVLAGLDFLPGGADDFGSLSPAEQVQSSPMQSMASLESLEHSSRMPGGDSVDVWGWDSHSNGAMSK from the exons ATGAAGAAGTGCGCGtcggagctggagctggaggcCTTCATCCGCTGCCGGGGCGCGCTGGCCGCCGCCGAGCAGAAGCCCGGGCACGCCGACGGCGGCGCGGACTTCGGCATCTTCTCCGCCGCCGACCTCGCTGGCTTCGGCTTCGGCGACTCG AACACCCTCAACGGAAGCATTCAGAACCACCTCTGGTCCCAGTCACCCAATCTCGGCGCCCGGCACCCCGCGGTCTCCACCACAATCGAGTCTCAATCTTCAATCTACG CAGCAGCGAGTCCCACGTCCGCGACCAATCTAAGTATGAAGGAGAACCAGGCTTTCGGCGGCACGAGCGGTTCGGACTCCGACAGCGAGTCGATGTTCGACATGGAGGGTGGCATGTGCGACCAGGGCACGAACCCAACGGACGTGAAGAGGATGAGACG GATGGTGTCGAACCGCGAATCGGCTCGGCGATCCAggaagaggaagcaagctcacTTGGTTGAGCTGGAGACACAG GTTGATCAGCTCCGGGGCGACAACGCGTCCATCTTCAAGCAGCTGACTGACGCCAACCAGCAGTTCACCACCGCGGTCACCGACAACCGGATCCTCAAGTCGGACGTGGAGGCCCTCAGGATGAAG GTGAAGCTGGCGGAGGAGATGGTGGCGCGTGGCGCGCTGTCGTGCGGGCTGGGCCACCTGGGCCTGTCCCCGGCGTCGATGAACCCGTGCCGCGTCCCGGACGTGCTGGCCGGGCTGGACTTCCTGCCCGGCGGCGCCGACGACTTCGGTAGCCTGTCCCCGGCGGAGCAGGTGCAGAGCTCGCCGATGCAGAGCATGGCCAGCTTGGAGAGTCTCGAGCACAGCAGCCGGATGCCCGGCGGCGACTCAGTCGACGTCTGGGGCTGGGACTCCCACTCCAACGGCGCCATGTCCAAGTGA
- the LOC124686527 gene encoding bZIP transcription factor RISBZ4-like isoform X2, giving the protein MKKCASELELEAFIRCRGALAAAEQKPGHADGGADFGIFSAADLAGFGFGDSNTLNGSIQNHLWSQSPNLGARHPAVSTTIESQSSIYAASPTSATNLSMKENQAFGGTSGSDSDSESMFDMEGGMCDQGTNPTDVKRMRRMVSNRESARRSRKRKQAHLVELETQVDQLRGDNASIFKQLTDANQQFTTAVTDNRILKSDVEALRMKVKLAEEMVARGALSCGLGHLGLSPASMNPCRVPDVLAGLDFLPGGADDFGSLSPAEQVQSSPMQSMASLESLEHSSRMPGGDSVDVWGWDSHSNGAMSK; this is encoded by the exons ATGAAGAAGTGCGCGtcggagctggagctggaggcCTTCATCCGCTGCCGGGGCGCGCTGGCCGCCGCCGAGCAGAAGCCCGGGCACGCCGACGGCGGCGCGGACTTCGGCATCTTCTCCGCCGCCGACCTCGCTGGCTTCGGCTTCGGCGACTCG AACACCCTCAACGGAAGCATTCAGAACCACCTCTGGTCCCAGTCACCCAATCTCGGCGCCCGGCACCCCGCGGTCTCCACCACAATCGAGTCTCAATCTTCAATCTACG CAGCGAGTCCCACGTCCGCGACCAATCTAAGTATGAAGGAGAACCAGGCTTTCGGCGGCACGAGCGGTTCGGACTCCGACAGCGAGTCGATGTTCGACATGGAGGGTGGCATGTGCGACCAGGGCACGAACCCAACGGACGTGAAGAGGATGAGACG GATGGTGTCGAACCGCGAATCGGCTCGGCGATCCAggaagaggaagcaagctcacTTGGTTGAGCTGGAGACACAG GTTGATCAGCTCCGGGGCGACAACGCGTCCATCTTCAAGCAGCTGACTGACGCCAACCAGCAGTTCACCACCGCGGTCACCGACAACCGGATCCTCAAGTCGGACGTGGAGGCCCTCAGGATGAAG GTGAAGCTGGCGGAGGAGATGGTGGCGCGTGGCGCGCTGTCGTGCGGGCTGGGCCACCTGGGCCTGTCCCCGGCGTCGATGAACCCGTGCCGCGTCCCGGACGTGCTGGCCGGGCTGGACTTCCTGCCCGGCGGCGCCGACGACTTCGGTAGCCTGTCCCCGGCGGAGCAGGTGCAGAGCTCGCCGATGCAGAGCATGGCCAGCTTGGAGAGTCTCGAGCACAGCAGCCGGATGCCCGGCGGCGACTCAGTCGACGTCTGGGGCTGGGACTCCCACTCCAACGGCGCCATGTCCAAGTGA
- the LOC124686529 gene encoding uncharacterized protein LOC124686529, whose product MAPRRGPKSGKPSPAGSWAMSGQKPPTNVDSATAADVWRGCCNPDGDPEHLRTYIRTELLPAFPAVEAVVLSDAYISPSAGSPPITASVSYILEAHPGPFRCVHLVSSKMGAHRAQLARWLDLLAAKGVQELVLLNRPLPLDVPLPATLFSVTTLTRLYIGLWKFPDVGMIPRGTSFPYLRELGICSVVMEDGDIESVIARSPVLEVLSIQGNNKGLRLRIVSQSIRCVQICGSVLESITVVKAPLLDRLILEGPRGNTGGFSTRVLIGDAPKLHALGILEPGNHILETRDIVAGIKPTSRTMLTSVKTLSLKVRFGNHNDVKMLPTFLRCFPNLEKLHITSGKCDFEAGSARLNLKFWELAKPTENVKSCIKVLSFREFRGEIGEVAFIKFFFRNARVLESASISMANPSVTPFCTDEAFSKASKASDKTASKSEINMVVLGSTGPEGGSLWNFKKGADYTFDDPFSAVQMRVTKDGE is encoded by the exons aTGGCGCCACGCCGAGGCCCCAAATCCGGGAAACCCTCGCCGGCGGGGTCGTGGGCCATGAGCGGGCAGAAGCCACCCACCAACGTGGACTCCGCGACGGCGGCCGACGTGTGGCGCGGGTGCTGCAACCCGGACGGAGACCCGGAGCATCTGCGTACGTACATCCGCACCGAGCTCCTCCCCGCCTTCCCCGCCGTCGAGGCCG TCGTCCTCAGCGACGCCTACATCAGTCCCAGCGCCGGCTCGCCGCCCATCACCGCCTCCGTCTCCTACATCCTCGAAGCGCACCCGGGGCCCTTCCGCTGCGTCCACCTCGTCTCCAGCAAGATGGGCGCGCACCGGGCCCAGCTCGCCCGCTGGCTCGACCTCCTCGCCGCCAAGGGCGTCCaagaactcgtcctcctcaatcGCCCGCTGCCGCTCGATGTGCCCCTCCCTGCCACGCTCTTCAGCGTCACCACCCTCACCCGCCTCTACATCGGCCTCTGGAAGTTCCCGGACGTGGGCATGATACCGCGCGGCACCTCCTTCCCCTATCTCCGCGAGCTCGGCATCTGCAGCGTCGTCATGGAGGACGGAGACATCGAGTCCGTCATCGCCAGAAGCCCCGTCCTGGAGGTCCTGAGCATCCAGGGAAACAACAAGGGGCTGCGCCTTCGCATCGTCAGCCAGAGCATCCGGTGCGTGCAAATTTGCGGCTCCGTTCTGGAGAGCATCACCGTGGTGAAGGCTCCACTTCTCGACAGACTCATCCTGGAGGGACCTCGGGGCAACACCGGTGGCTTCAGCACCAGAGTCCTGATTGGTGATGCCCCCAAGCTCCACGCTTTGGGGATCTTGGAGCCAGGAAATCACATTCTAGAGACCCGAGACATCGTG GCTGGGATAAAACCAACCTCACGCACCATGCTCACCAGCGTCAAGACCCTGAGTTTGAAGGTGCGTTTCGGAAACCACAATGACGTCAAGATGCTGCCCACCTTCCTCAGATGTTTTCCCAATCTGGAGAAACTCCATATTACA TCTGGAAAATGTGATTTTGAAGCTGGCAGTGCCAGGCTCAACCTCAAGTTCTGGGAGTTGGCTAAACCCACCGAAAATGTCAAGTCGTGCATTAAGGTGTTGTCTTTCCGTGAATTCCGGGGGGAGATAGGTGAGGTTGCTTTCATCAAGTTCTTCTTCCGGAATGCGAGGGTCCTCGAGAGTGCATCGATTAGTATGGCCAATCCCAGCGTCACACCATTTTGTACTGACGAGGCATTTTCCAAAGCGTCAAAAGCTTCTGATAAAACAGCCAGTAAATCCGAGATCAATATGGTGGTTCTTGGTAGCACAGGTCCTGAAGGAGGTAGCCTCTGGAACTTTAAGAAGGGAGCCGATTACACTTTTGATGACCCTTTCTCAGCAGTGCAGATGCGTGTCACTAAAGATGGAGAGTAA